A window from Esox lucius isolate fEsoLuc1 chromosome 16, fEsoLuc1.pri, whole genome shotgun sequence encodes these proteins:
- the gja5a gene encoding gap junction protein, alpha 5a: MGDWSLLGNFLEEVQEHSTSVGKVWLTVLFIFRILVLGTAAESSWGDEQSDFLCDTQQPGCTNVCYDHAFPIAHIRYWVLQIVFVSTPSLIYMGHAMHIVRRDEKRKRQQEEREERGEDGSVSGEKAYLQQGDSGKALEASGRFRLRGALLSTYILSILIRTVMEVTFVVVQYMIYGVFLRALYHCKAWPCPNPVNCYMSRPTEKNVFIVFMLVVAGVSLLLSIIELYHLAYRRIRKCRRTRKDTDRKAAAITVTTNPDTPSGGNSQGCTPPPDFNQCLALSGSMAPLASVPSHPFNNRMAHQQNSVNMATERHSHDNPEGEGGFLRMSYSQAPGKTPDECSAPPLLHAGYINDTRRLSKTSGTSSRIRPDDLAV, encoded by the coding sequence ATGGGAGACTGGAGTCTCCTGGGGAATTTCCTGGAGGAGGTTCAGGAACATTCCACGTCGGTGGGGAAGGTGTGGCTCACCGTGCTTTTCATCTTCAGAATCCTAGTCCTCGGTACTGCTGCAGAGTCCTCCTGGGGGGACGAGCAGAGTGACTTCCTGTGCGACACCCAGCAGCCTGGTTGTACTAACGTCTGTTATGACCATGCGTTTCCTATTGCACACATCCGCTACTGGGTCCTGCAGATCGTCTTCGTGTCCACGCCGTCACTGATCTACATGGGCCACGCCATGCACATCGTGCGGAGGGACGAGAAACGAAAGAggcagcaggaggagagggaggagagaggagaagacgGGAGCGTGTCCGGGGAGAAGGCTTACCTTCAGCAGGGGGACAGTGGGAAGGCGCTGGAGGCTTCCGGGCGATTCCGCCTGCGAGGCGCGCTGTTGTCCACGTACATTCTGAGTATCCTGATCCGCACGGTGATGGAGGTGACGTTCGTTGTGGTCCAGTACATGATCTACGGCGTTTTCCTTCGGGCTCTGTACCACTGCAAGGCCTGGCCCTGCCCGAACCCAGTCAACTGCTACATGTCCCGGCCCACGGAGaagaatgtgttcattgtcttcATGCTGGTGGTGGCTGGTGTCTCCCTGCTCCTGTCTATCATCGAGCTCTACCACTTGGCTTACCGGCGGATCAGGAAGTGCAGGCGAACCCGCAAGGACACCGACCGTAAAGCCGCAGCCATTACAGTCACCACCAACCCTGACACCCCGTCTGGTGGCAACTCCCAGGGCTGCACCCCTCCCCCTGATTTCAACCAGTGCCTGGCGTTGTCAGGTTCGATGGCACCCTTGGCCTCGGTGCCTTCTCACCCATTCAACAACAGGATGGCACACCAGCAGAACTCTGTCAACATGGCCACCGAGCGTCATTCCCATGACAACCCAGAGGGCGAGGGAGGGTTCCTGAGGATGAGTTACAGCCAGGCACCAGGGAAGACGCCCGACGAGTGCTCTGCTCCGCCCCTGCTTCATGCCGGGTACATTAATGACACACGGCGCTTGAGCAAAACCAGCGGCACCAGCAGCCGAATCCGACCAGACGACCTGGCCGTGTAG